The Mycolicibacterium mucogenicum DSM 44124 genomic sequence TCACTGGGCGCGTCCCGGGTGCGCACCCTGTTCACCCACGTCATACCCAACGCGCTGGGCCCGGTGATCGTCGTCGGCACCATCTCGCTGGGCATCTTCATCGTCACCGAGGCGACGCTGTCGTACCTCGGTATCGGACTACCGTCCACGGCGGTGTCGTGGGGCATCGACATCGCGGCCGGGCAGCAATTGCTCCGCGAGGGCACGCCGATCCTGTTCTACCCCGCGGCGGCGCTGGCGATCACCGTGCTCACTTTCATGATGCTCGGTGACGTGCTGCGCGACGCGCTGGACCCGAAGGCGAGGACCCGCTGATGACCCAGATGCCGAACGAGGGCGCCGCGCCGCTGCTCGACATCCGCGACCTGCAGGTCGACTTCCGCGCGCAGGGCAAGTCGGTGCCGGCGGTGCGAGGCGTGAGCCTCACCGTCTACCCAGGGCAGACCGTGGCCATCGTCGGCGAGTCCGGGTCGGGCAAATCGACGACGGCCGCCGCGGTGCTCGGACTGTTGCCGGGGACCGGCAAGGTGACCGGCGGTCAGATCCTGTTCGACGGCCAGGACCTGGCCACCGCGTCGCGCCGCGACTTCGAGAAGATCCGGGGCAGCGGCGTGGGTCTGGTCCCGCAGGACCCCAACACGAACCTGAACCCGGTGTGGCGCGTCGGATTTCAGATCCGCGAAACCCTGCAGGCCAATGGCGCGGCGAAGCGGGGTGACGCGCGCAAACGCGCGATCGCTCTGCTGAGCGAGGCAGGGATGCGCGACGCCGACAAGCGGGTCAATCAGTTCCCGCACGAGTACTCGGGCGGCATGCGCCAGCGGGCGCTGATCGCGATCGGACTCGCGTGCCGGCCCAAGTTGCTGATCGCCGACGAGCCGACCTCGGCCCTGGACGTCACCGTGCAGCGGCAGATCCTGGACCACCTCGAGGAGCTGACCACCGAGCTCGGTACAGCAGTCCTGCTCATCACGCACGATCTCGGCCTGGCCGCGGAACGCGCCAGCCACCTTGTCGTCATGTACAAGGGGCGGGTGGTCGAGTCGGGACCCGCCCTACAGATCCTGCAGGACCCGCACCACGAGTACACCAAGCGGCTGGTCCGCGCGGCGCCCTCGTCGGCCGCGCGGCGCGCCGACGGCGAGCTCGTTGGCAACCAGGCGCTGCAGCCCAAGGTCACCGGCACCAGCGCCGAATCCAGCCTGGACGTGTCGTCGGGCCCTCAGGACGTGCTGGTCGCGGCGAACCTGGTCAAGGACTTCCCGATCCGCGGTGCCGTCCCGTTCCGCGGCGGCTCGACCTTTCGTGCCGTGAACGACGTCAGTTTTACCCTGCGGCGCGGGACGACCACCGCGGTGGTCGGCGAGTCCGGCTCGGGAAAGTCGACGGTGGCGCGCATGGTGCTGGGACTCTTGGAAGCTACCTCGGGCACAGTGCATTTCGACGGGCAGGACGTCACCTCGCTGCGCGGCGCGGCAGCGAAGGAGTTCCGCCGCCGCGTGCAGCCGGTGTTCCAGAACCCCTACGGGTCACTCGATCCGATGTACTCCATCTACCGGGCGATCGCCGAGCCGCTGAACATCCATGGCATCGGAGACAAGTCCGCCCGCACCGCCCGGGTGAAGGAACTGCTGGATCTGGTCGCACTGCCGCAGTCGGTCATGCAGCGCTTTCCCAACGAACTGTCCGGCGGTCAGCGGCAGCGCGTCGCCATCGCCCGCGCGCTCGCCCTCAACCCTGAGGTAGTGGTGTGCGATGAGGCAGTGTCGGCGCTGGACGTCTTGGTGCAGGCGCAGATCCTGACGCTGCTGCGCGATCTGCAGAACGAGCTCGGCCTGAGTTACCTGTTCATCACCCACGACCTGGCGGTGGTGAAGGAGATCGCCCACAACGTGATCGTGATGTCCCGCGGCGAGGTGGTGGATTCCGGACCCACCGATCAGGTGTACGAGAACCCGACGTCCGACTACACCCGAATGCTGATCGACGCGATCCCGGGCGGGACGATCGAGCTTGCCGGCTGATCCTGAGGCCGTGCGGCACAGTCACTCTCGGGATTCTGAATCGCAGGCTTGCGGACGCAGCTAGCCCTGCGGGTAGAAGAGAAACAACACACAACCCGACGCCGACTGTGGAACGTGCCATGATCCCGCCGGTGCGTGCAGGAAAGTCCCTGCGGGATAGTCGTTTACGCCGTCGTTGAACACACCGGAGACGACGTACACCTCCTCTGGCCCTGGACTGTGGTGGTCCTCGTCACCCCATACCGCACCGGGGGCGATGGTCGTCACCGCCGCCTTGGCGCCGTCTTCGCCCTGCCACAGCAGCCGGGCCGTGATGCCTGGGAAGATTTCGACCGGGTCGACGTCGGCCACTGATTTCCAGGCATACCCGGGGGCGTTGGGGCCGAACCAGGCTGCATGTCCCGCGAGTGAGTCCACGGAATGCAAAACCAGGGCTCCCGTTGCACTATTCCGAACAGACTCCTGCGCGACGCCCCGATTCACCTGGACATGAAGAAGGCCCCCGGAGAGTTCTCCGGGGGCCTTCTCACTAGTAGCGGGGACAGGATTCGAACCTGCGACCTCTGGGTTATGAGCCCAGCGAGCTACCGAGCTGCTCCACCCCGCGTCGGTGAATACAACGTTACCCAACGCTGCCGAATGAACCAAATCGTATGGTCAGACAGGGTTTTTGCGACTACCTACCGAACTTCCACCAGACGCAGAACTGCCCAACTCCCGAAGGAGTTGGGCAGTTTTGTGACTCGTCCGGACTACTTGGCGTCGCGGTACTTGGCCATGGCGTCGTCGAGCTTCTGCAGCGCGGCGCCGTACTGGGCGAAATTGCCGCTCTGCTGGGCCGCACGCATGCCGTCGAGGGCCGCGTTGACATCTTGCAGGGCAGCCGCTTTCGCGGGCGACAGCGTGAGCGGCACGCCAGGTGATTGCACCGCCACCGGCGGGGGCTGCGGTCCCGCGGCAGGCGGCTGGACGGCCCCCGGAACGGCCGCCGGAGGCGGCGTGCCGGCCGGCACGTCGGTCGGCGCCGGACCGGTCGCGGTGGCGCCGGCACCTGGGCCGAAGATGCCGTTGAGGGCGTCACGGACCGTCGGACCGTAGCCGACCTTGTCGTTGTACATCATCGCCACACGGATCAGTCGCGGGTACGACGAGGCCGCGTCACTGGCGCCTGGCGAGGCGTAAACCGGTGCGACATAGAGCAACCCGCCCTGCCCGACCGGCAGCGTCAAGAGATTGCCCCACCGGATCCGGTTCTGGTTGTCCCGGCCGATGACGCCGAGATCCTGGCTGACGGCCGTGTCGGTACTGATCGCGTTGAACGCCAGCTTGGGGCCGTTCACCTGACCCGGGATGGTCAGCACCGTGATCTTGCCGTACGTGGCCGGATCGGAGCTGGCGCTGATGTACGCGGCGAGGAAGTCCCGCCGGAACCGGTTCATCGCCGTGGTCAGCTGGAACGACGACGAATCCCCGCCCGTGGCAAGGTCTTTCGCGACGATGTAGTACGGCGGCTGGAAGCTGCTGGCCGTCGGGTTGGGGTCGAGCGGCACGTCCCAGAAGTCGGACGTCGAGAAGAACGTCACCGGATCGTTGACGTGGTACTTGGCCAGCAGCATGCGCTGGACCTTGAACAGGTCCTCGGGGTAGCGCAGGTGCTCGGCGAGTTCCTTGGAGATGGCGGACTTCGGCTTCACGGTGTCCGGGAACACCTTCATCCACGCCTGCAGCACCGGGTCGTGCTCGTCCTGCTCGTACAGCGTGACGGTGCCGTCGTAGGCGTCGACGGTGGCCTTCACCGAGTTCCGGATGTAGGACACCTGCTTGTCCGGCAACATCCGGTTGACCGCAACCTCATTGGAGTCGGCGGTCGCACTCGACAGCGACGTCAACTCCGAGTACGGGTAGTTGTCCAGGGTGGTGTAGCCGTCGACGATCCACACCATGCGCTTGTTGACGATCGCCGGGTAGACGGTCGAATCGGTGGTCAGCCACGGCGCCACCGCCTCGACCCGGTGGGCCGGGTCACGGTTGAACAGAATCTTGCTGTTCGGCCCGATCACGCTGGAGAACAAGAAGTTCCGCTCGGCGAACTTCGCGGCGAAGACCGAACGGGCCAGCCAGTTACCGATGTCCACACCGCCGGTACCACCGTAGGTGTAGTTCTTCGTCTCGGTGTTGGTTTCGTAGTCGTACTCGCGGTCGGCGCCGTTCTTGCCGACGATCGCGTAATCCGATGGTGCACTGGCGATCACCGGACCGAAGTACACGCGCGGCTGATCCAGTGGCGCCGGACCGGGCGAGACGGCCGCGCCGTTGGCGCCGACCACGCTGGCCAGGAACTCCGGGTAGCCGCCGTTCTGGTTGGGGTCGTTGGCGATACCGCGCACCGTGTTGGCGGGCGAGGCGATGAAGCCGTTGCCGTGGGTGTAGACCGAGTGCTTGTTGATCCAGTCGCGCTGGTTGTCGATCAGGCGGTCCGGGTTCAATTCCCGTGCCGCGACGACGAAGTCGCGCAGCTTGCCGTCAGGCCCGTTGTAGCGGTCGATGGACAGCTGGTCCGGGAAGCTGTAGAAGTTCTTGCCCTGCTGGAACTGCGTGAAGGCCGGTCCGACGATGGTCGGGTCGAGCAGCCGGATGTTCGACGTCGTCGCCCGGTCGGCCGCCACCTGCTCGGCGGTGGCGGGCGCGTTGCCGCTGTAGTCACGGTAGGTCACCGAGTCGCCGGTCAACCCGTACGCGTCGCGCGTCGCCGTGATACTGCGACTGATGTAATCGCGTTCCTTCTGCGCCGCATTGGGTTTGACGCTGAACTGCTCGACCAGCATGGGCCAGCCGGCCCCGACGATCACCGAGCTCAGCAGCAGCAGGACCAAGCCGATCGCGGGAATCCGCAAGTCCCGCAACACCAACGCCGAAAACACAGCCACCGCGCAGATCACCGCGATCGCCAGCAGGATCAGCTTCGCCGGCAGCACCGCGTTGATGTCGGTGTAGCCGGCACCGGTGAACGGCTTGCCGGCACGGGTGTGGCTGAGCAGCTCGTACCGGTCGAACCAGTAGGCAACAGCCTTGAGCAGCACCAAGATTCCCACCAGCGACACCAGCTGCATGCGCGCCGCGCGGCTCAGCGCGCCCTGGCGGCCCGACAACCGGATGCCGCCGAACACGTAGTGGCCCAACAGGTTCCCGACCAGCATCAGGAAGACGCCGACGAACAGGTAGCCGAGCACCAGCCGGTAGAACGGCAGGTCGAACGCGTAGAAGCCCAGATCCTTACCGAATTCGGGATCGGTGATGCCGAACGAGCCACCGTGCAGGAACAGCTGCACCCGCACCCAGTAGGTCTGCGCCACGAATCCGGCCAGCAGCCCGATGAACACCGGGACCCCGATGGCGAACAACCGCAGCCGCGACAGGACGGTGGCGCGGTAACGGGCCACCGGGTCGTTCGGTCCGGACGCCGGCACGAACACCGGACGCGACCGGTACGCCAGTGCCATTCCCCCGAACGCCACGGCGCCGATGAAGACGCCGGCCACCAGGAAGACCACCAGGCGCGTCACCAGCACGGTGCTGAACACCGAGCGGAAACCGATCTCGCCGAACCACAACCAGTCCACGTAGGCGTCGACCAGTCGCGGGCCGACCATCAACAAACCGACGATCAGCAACGCGATCCCGACCAGGATTCGGCTTCGTCGCGTCAGCTTCGGCATCCTCGCCGCAGGCCGCATCCCCACTCGTCAGCTCCAGTCTGTTGAAAAGTCTGTATGAAATCCGAAAAGGCCAGCTTGACCTACGACTCTACGCAACCAGGGGTGATCGCACGCTCAGCAGCGGGGAGGTTCGCCACCAGCGGACACGGTGTGCAGCGCGTCGACTGCACCACTGAGGTTCTCGACCTTGATCAGCCCGAGTCCGTCCAGGTGGGCCGAAGCCGCTTCGGCGCAGTTCTCGGCGGGCACCATGAACACCGTCGCGCCGGCTTCGCGGGCGGCCAGCATCTTGTGCGTGATGCCGCCGATCGGGCCCACCTTGCCGTCGTCGCCGATGGTGCCGGTGCCCGCAACGAACTTGCCGCCGTTGAGGTTTCCGTCGGTCAGCTTGTCGACGACGGCCAGGCTGAACATCAGACCGGCCGACGGGCCACCGATGTTGGCCAGGTTGAAGTCGATGACGAACGGCGCCCACGGCGCGTTGAGCACCGTCGTACCGAGGTAGCCGTAGTCACGGTCCTTGTTGGCGCCCAAAGTGATCGTCGTGACGCCGATCCCGGCGTTCTTGCGCCGGTAGTCGAGCACGACGTGGTCCCCCGGCTTGGTCTTCTTCAGCAGCGCGGTGAACTCTTCGACGTTGGCCACCGGAACGCCGTTGACCGCGTCGATGGCGTCGCCGGGACGCAACTGACCGGCCGAGGGTCCGGGATCGGCGACGGCCTGGACCGTCACCGCCTTCGGGTACTTCAGGTAGCTCAACGCCGCGTACTCGGCGTCTTCCTCGGAGTTCTTGAAGTCGGCATTGTTGGCCTTGTCGACCTGCTCCTTGGACTTGTCCGGCGGGTACACCAGATCGCGCGGCACCAGCTGCTCGCGGCCCGACATCCACAGCGCCAGCGCCTGCCCCAGCGTCAGCCCGTCGCTCTGCGACACCGTCGTCATGTTCAGGTGCCCCGACGTCGGGTGCACCTTGATGTCGCCCTTGATGTCGACGACCTTCTTGCCGTCGACCTCACCGAGCGTGTCGAACGTCGGGCCGGGACCCAGCGAGACGAACGGCACGGTCACCACCGACACCAGCACGACGAACACGATGATCGGCACCAGAGCGACCACGAGCGTAGAAATCCGCCTGTTCACGCCGCCAACAGTAAAGCTCGTGGCTCAGTTCGCTGACAGCATGACCCGCGAAGCGACCCACGGCCCAGGCTGGCAGTACCGTTGACGGTATGGCTGACCTGCCTTTCGGCTTCTCCAGCGGCGACGACCCCGACCGCGACAAATCCAAGAAAGAGCCTGGACCAGGCTCTTCCGGTGGCTCGTCGGACCCGTTCGGGTTCGGTAACGCGTTCGGCGGCCCCGGCGGCGCCGGCATGCCCGACCTGGGCCAGATTTTCACCCAGCTCGGCGCGATGTTCAGCGGCGCGGGCGCCTCGATGAACAACCCGCAGTCCGGCCCGGTGAACTACGACCTGGCCCGCAAGCTGGCGTCGAACTCGATCGGGTTCGTCAAGCCCGTGCCCGAGCAGACCGCGACGGCCATCTCCGACGCCGTGCATCTTGCCGAGACCTGGCTCGATGGCGTCACCGCCCTGCCGGCCGGCACCACCCGCGCGGTGGCGTGGACGCCGAGCGACTGGCTCGACAACACCCTCAACACCTGGAAGCGGCTGTGCGACCCGGTCGCCGAGCAGCTGTCGACCGTGTGGGTGTCGGCGCTGCCCGAGGAGGCCAAGGCGATGGCCGGCCCGCTGCTGGCGATGATGTCGCAGATGGGCGGCATGGCGTTCGGCTCGCAGCTGGGCCAGGCGCTGGGGACGCTGTCCAAGGAGGTGCTGACGTCCACCGACATCGGCCTGCCGCTGGGGCCGTCCGGCGTTGCCGCGCTGATGCCCGAGGCAGTCGAGGCGTTCGGTGAGGGCCTCGAGCAGCCGCGCAGCGAGGTGCTGACGTTCCTCGCGGCGCGTGAGGCTGCCCACCACCGCCTGTTCAGCCACGTGCCGTGGCTGGCCAGCCAGCTGCTCAGCGCCGTCGAAGCCTTCGCCAAGGGCATGAAGATCGACATGAGCGGGTTCGAGGAAATGGCTTCCGGCCTGGACCCGGCATCGCTGATGGGCGATCCGGCGGCCATGGAGAAGCTGCTGAGCCAGGGCATGTTCGAGCCGAAGGCCACCCCCGAGCAGGCGGCGGCGCTCGAACGGCTCGAGACGCTGCTGGCGCTCATCGAGGGCTGGGTGCAGACCGTCGTCACCGCCGCACTCGGTGAGCGGCTGCCCGGCACGTCGGCACTGAGCGAGACGCTGCGTCGTCGTCGCGCCACCGGCGGGCCGGCCGAGCAGACCTTCGCGACCCTCGTGGGCCTGGAACTGCGGCCGCGCAAGATGCGCGAGGCCGCCACGCTGTGGGAGAAGCTGACCGACGCCGTCGGCGCCGACAAGCGCGACGCCGTCTGGCAGCACCCCGACCTGCTGCCCGGCGCAGCCGATCTCGACGAGCCCGCAGCCTTCATCGACCGGGCACTCGGCGGCGATACCTCAGACCTGGACCAGGCGCTGGCCGATCTGGAAAAGGACCTCAAGCGGGACTCGGGAGACGACCCAGCCGAGGGCTGAGCGTGCCTGTGGATAACTGATTCGCCGAATCGGCGTGCTGTTGGCACAGTTGGGCCATGATCACGTCCCGTCAGACCCTGAACCCGGCCATGCCGGTGTTGCAGCGGCCCGACGGGACGGTGCAGCTCGGCTGGGACCCGCGGCGCGCCATCGGCATTCGGCCACCGGACGGGTTGACGGTCGGTGACCTGGCGGACCTGCTGCGCGGTATGCAGAGCGGCGTCGACGCCGAGAGCAGCCAGGCGCTCGCGCTGGCGGCCGGGCTGACCGACGTCGACGGCTGGACCGGCTTGGTCGACGCCCTGAACTCAGCGGGACTGTTGCAGACGGCGCCGGATACCGGCCGGCGACCGGTGTCGGTACGCATTCACGGCAGCGGTCCCCTCTCGGACCTGCTGGCCGGCGCCTTGAATTGTTCCGGAACCCGGGTGCGCACCAGCCGATTCAGCCACGTGGCCGTCACTCGGGACGCCGCCGATCTGGTGGTGCTGTCCGATTTCCTGGTCGCCGACCGCCGTCTGGTGCGCGACCTGCACCGTGCCGGGGTCCCGCATCTGCCGGTGCGGATCCGGGACGGCACCGGGCTGATCGGTCCCCTCGTTCTGCCCGGGGCGACGAGCTGCCTGAACTGTGCCGACCTCCACCGCAGCGACCGCGACGCGTCGTGGCCGGTGCTGGCCGCCCAGCTGGAGGGCACCGTCGGCAGCGGCGACCGTGCCACCGTGCTCGCCACCGCGGCGGTGGCGCTCAACCAGGTGGACCGGGTGATCGACGCGATCCGCGGCGGCGGGAGCCGCGCAGAACCACCGCCGACGCTCGATGCCACGCTCGAATTCGACATCGGCTCGCGGACCACCGTGGTGCGCCGGTGGTCGCGTCATCCGTTGTGTGACTGGTGCGATCGACTTTCGTGACAACACGCGTTGCCATGTCGCTGCCGTGCACTCAGCAACGTCATGGATGATGTGAATGTGGCTGATATCAAACGGGGCAGTGTGGCACGCAACGCGAAGCTCGCCGGTCTGGCCGGCGGCATGGCGGGACGGGCGGCGCTGGGCTTGGGCAAGCGCCTGGCGGGCAAGTCCAAGGACGAGGTGACCGCCGAGCTGATGGACAAGGCGGCCAACCAGCTGTTCACCGTGCTGGGCGAGCTCAAGGGCGGCGCGATGAAGGTCGGCCAGGCCCTGTCGGTGATGGAGGCCGCGATACCCGAGCAGTACGGCAAGCCGTACCGCGAGGCGCTGACCAAGCTGCAGCGCGAAGCCCCGCCCCTGCCGGCCGCCAAGGTGCACCGCGTACTCGACGCACAGCTGGGCACCAAATGGCGCGACCGCTTCCAGTCCTTCGACGACACCCCGGTCGCGTCGGCCAGCATCGGGCAGGTACACAAGGCCGTCTGGTCCGACGGCCGCGAGGTCGCCGTCAAAATCCAGTACCCCGGCGCCGACGAGGCGCTGCGCGCCGACCTGAAGACCATTCAGCGTCTGGTCGGCGTCTTCAAGCAGCTGGCGCCCGGCGCCGACGTCCAGGGCGTCGTCGACGAACTGATCGACCGCACCGAGATGGAACTGGACTACCGGCTGGAAGCCGACAACCAGCGGGCGTTCGCCAAGGCTTACGCCGGGCACCCGCACTTCAAGGTGCCGGCGATCGTGGCCAGCGCGCCGAAGGTCGTCATCGCCGAGTGGATGGACGGCATCCCGATGTCGGTGATCATCCGGGAGGGCACCGTCGAACAGCGCGACCTGATGGGTACCCGCCTGTCGGAGCTGACATTCGATGCGCCGGCGCGCCTGGAGATCATGCACGGGGACACCCACCCCGGGAATTTCATGCTGCTGCCCGACGGCCGCATGGGCGTCATCGACTTCGGCGCGGTGGCGCCGCTGCCCGGTGGGCTGCCGACCGCGATCGGCGAGATGATCAGCCTGGCGCGGGACAAGAACTACGAGAAGCTGCTGCCGGTGATGGAGGATGCCGGGTTCATCCAGCCGGGCGAAGAGGTCCCGATCTTCGAGGTCGACAACATGCTGCGGCAGTACGTCGAGCCGATCCAGAGCGATGTCTTCCACTACACGCGGCGCTGGATCATGAAAATGGCTGCGGGCCAGTTGGACAACGGCGTGAACCAGATCAAGATGGCCCGTCAGCTCGACATGCCGCCGAACCTGGTCATTCCGCTGCGCGTGATCGCATCGACCGTGGCGATCTGCTGTCAGCTGGACGCCCACGTCCCCGTGAAAGCCATTGCCACGGAACTGGTTCCGGGCTTCACGCCGTAATCAACGGCGGTTACGCGGCCGCTCGGCGCCGACGAGCGGCCGCGTAATGCACGCTAAACACGGTGTGTCGGCGTGCAAACACGGCCGCTCGCGGTTGGTGCCCCCCAAGGTTTGGCCGCGGGGTCATGCCGCGACGACGTCCTTACGCGGACGACCGCGCGGACGCTTGCGTGCGATGACGGCACCCCGTTCGAGGATCTCCCCGCCCCAAACACCCCACGGCTCTTCACGTTCCAGCGCCTCGTTGAGGCACTGGAGCCGGATCGGGCAGTCGGCGCACAGCGCCTTCGCCTGTTCCAGCTGAGTGGGGTTGTCAGCGAACCACATATCGGGGTCGCCGACATGACATGGCACCGCCAGCCTTTGTCGGCAAGTCTGGCTAGTCATGTCCTCATCACCTACTTCCTGGTCGTCTTGCGTCTCATCTGTCTGATGGATCGGTGACCAGGTGGTGGTTTTGAGGTTGTGCCCCAAAAACTTTGGCCACGGATCCGGTGGTTTCGGGTCCATGGCCAGGTTTTGGCTGTTGTAGGCGCTACCTAAGTAGTGCCTCGCTTCACGGACGCGAAGGTCTTGGCGTTGCGCTTGCGCTGCGGGATGTCGGCGACATGTCCAGCCGTCGCGAGACGTGCCGCCGGCATAGCGGCGGCTGCAGCGACAGCGGGAACGGCGGGGACGTCGACGATCTGATGCCAACCGGCGCCGACGCGCGATACCGCCTCATAGGCGGCAGCGGTCAACGGCGCACGGGAACCAGAGACAGCGAGGACAGCGCCACGGGACGCATCAAAACTGATCATCGGGGCCACCTCCTCAGCGGTCGACTGCGGATTCACAGGGTGCGAATTCGCGGGATTTCGTTGCGGCTTCGAGGCTAGACGTTACCACCAAAATCAGGCAAGCGATTTTTTGACCAGCAGTTTTGGCGCAATTTGCGTCATGTTTGGCGCAATTTAGTGGGGCTAACGGGACGCGTTCACCAACGCCAGCACATCGGGTCCGTATTGCTCCAGCTTGCGCGCACCGATCCCGGGAATGGCCACCAGTGCGGCATTGTCGGCCGGCAGGGCCTCGGCGATCGCGATCAGGGTGTTGTCGGTGAACACCACATAAGCGGGCACCTTCATCTCCTGCGCGGTACGCAGGCGCCACTCCTTGAGCCGGCCGAGCAGCTCCTCGTCGAGGTTCGACGGGCACGATTCGCAGCGCCGCAACAGGATCGCGGTCGACGACGTCAACGCCGCATTGCAGACCCGGCAGCGCGGCGCCGGACCCCGTTTACGTTGCGGCTGTTGGGGTTCCCGGCGACTCTGCGGTGTCAGCCCGTTGAGGAACCGCGAGGGCTTGCGGCTCTGCCGCCCGCCGGCGGCCCGTGCCAGCGCCCACGAAATCGTCAAATGCACTCTGGCCCTGGTGATTCCGACGTAGAAGAGGCGGCGCTCCTCCTCGACGGGTTCGCTGTCCGCGCCGTGTGACAGCGCGTGCGAGATGGGCAGCGTGCCGTCGACCAGGCCGACCAGGAACACCGCGTCCCACTCGAGGCCCTTGGCGGCGTGCAGCGACGCGAGCGTGACGCCCTGCACCACCGGTGGGTGCCGCGAATCGGCGCGCTGGCGCAGCTCGACGAGCAGGCCCTGCAGGTCCAGGTTGGGACGCGCCGCGACTTCCTGCTCGACCAATTC encodes the following:
- a CDS encoding WhiB family transcriptional regulator, with protein sequence MTSQTCRQRLAVPCHVGDPDMWFADNPTQLEQAKALCADCPIRLQCLNEALEREEPWGVWGGEILERGAVIARKRPRGRPRKDVVAA